ggttctgaagaggagttttaatggataggtttgccgatgatggaaaattaggtcaagggttcacatcggcagatgatttagtagaagtagatattggtgatggtgataggtcaagacctacttttattagtgctaagttagattccaagtgtaagcagcgagtaacagatttgttaaaagaatataaagattgttttgcttgggattatactgagatgcctggattagaccgatcgatagttgaacatcggttacctatcaaatctggatttcggccacatcagcagccagcgcgccgatgcaaccctaatgtacttcctgacattaaggccgaaataactaaattaattgaagcaaagtttattcggcaatgtcgatacgcagagtggatctctaatgtggttcctgtttataagaaaaatggaaaacttcgtgtttgtattgatttcaggaatctcaacaaagccacaccaatggatggctatccaatgccgattgctgatttgttgattgatgctgcggctggacatcaaattatcagcttcatggatggtaatgcaggttacaatcaaatattcatggctgaggaagatattcccaagactgctttcagatgtccaggtcatgtggggttgtacgagtggatagtcatgacgtttggtttgaaaaatgccggtgctacttatcaaagagctatgaactttatttttcatgaatacatcggcacattagtggagatctacattgatgatgtagtgattaagtctggagatatcatagcgcatttagccgatctgcgaaagatactggagtgcacaaggaagcatggattgaagatgaatcctaataaatgtgcatttggtgtatcggcaggacaattcttgggttttatggtgcatcagcgaggcattgaaatcagtaggaagtctattgatgcaattaacaaggtgattgctcctgctaataagactgaattgcaatctttgatcggtaagattaatttcattagaagattcatatctaatctgtcgggtaagatcaaggctttcagtccactacttaaattaaaagctgatcaggaattcgtatggggagttgaacagcaattagcccttgatgaaattaagaaatatttatcaaatcctccagtgttagttccacctcaacatgggaagcctttcaggttatatttgtcaactgatgatacagttatcggttcagctcttattcaagaatttgaagggaaagaacgtgttatttattatttgagcagaaggttagtggatgctgagacgaggtattcggccatcgaaaaattgtgtctgtgtttatacttttcttgtgtcaaattaaggcattatttgttaactgccgaatgtacggtcatatgcaaagacgatgtggtcaagtatatgctgtcgatgccgatgttaagtggtagaatcggcaaatggattttggcattatcagaatttgaactacgttacgaatcaactaaggcagttaaagggcaagtgatggctgattttgtcactcagcattgtaatacagtggactttctggggattgctccctggacacttttcttcgatgggtccacatgtggtgaaggagcaggtatcggcattgtgttaatttcacctctagggaggaagtatgagttttcattgccgattgttgctacagcaacaaacaatcaagctgaatatcaagccttgataaaagggttagaattgctgaaggagatacgtgccgatgttgttgaaatctttggtgattctatgctagttataaatcaattgactggaagttatgaatgccgaagtgaagctttgatttcgtattatgaaagatgtttgcaattgttgaaaggatttagaggttttcgtcttgaacatatctctcgattgcataatgaggaagctaatcgactagctcagcatgcttcagggtatcagcctattcaggaagtgctaacatcggcagttgataccgatgactggaggaaagagattgtcgattatttaaaggatccacatagaaaggttgagagacgtataaggttccaagctaccaaatatgtgctcctcgatgatgaattatattatcgaactatagatggagttttacttagatgtgttagcaatgatgaatcgaaaagcttgatgggtgaaattcatgaaggagtatgtggggcacatcaatcggctttcaagatgaaatggatgatcagaaggaatagatactattggccgactattcttgaagattgttttaagtattttaaaggatgccaggagtgtcaaaagtttggtaatattcaaagagcgcctgcatcggctatgaatcctataatcaaaccgtggccgttccggggatgggctattgatctcattggtcagatttatccgccatcgagtaaaggacataaatttatcctggttgctaccgattattttacaaagtgggttgaggcaattcctttaaaaaaggtgacatcggtcaatatgattgattttgtgaaagagcatattgtttaccgatttggtattcctcagactatcactaccgatcagggcactatgtttacatcaggagaatttgatgagtttgctgtaggtatgggaattaaaattttaaattcttctccatattatgctcaagctaatggtcaagctgaggcttctaacaaagggatcatcaaactcattaagcgcaaaattgaagaaaatcctaggaggtggcatacagtattaaatgaagccttgtggtcatatcggatgtcatgtcatggtgcaaccaaagtaacgccttatcagttagtatatggacacgatgcagtattgccttgggaaattaaggttggctctagacgaatacgttctcaagatcagctgacagccgatgattataatactcttatgaaggatgagttggaagatgtggtgggtcatcggttaagggctttagttagtatcgaagaaaataagaaaagagtagctagatggtataacAAGAAGGTGagagtaaaagagtttgccgatggagatctggtctggaaattgattttaccgattgggactaagaGTTCaaggtttggaaagtggtctcctaattgggaaggtccatatcggataaatcagtctgttcctggtaatgcatatattttagaaaccctcgaaggggttgtgtttcccagagcgataaatggaaaatatttaaagaaatattaccctagtatctggatagatgcataaaagtataaagtgccgatacaataaataagattacacgttcaacaaggattggatagctaatatcgcacgcaggcgaatctggtcggcttcctccatttccttgatatcgtcatcggcggcaccctccacaggcttgagttttttcttcatggctaaagctttgcgagcttggatatctctttcttgctgaagggtcttgatggcatcgggtagctggctttcttcttgttgggcatgagttaaggctgcctcaacttctttcagttcagccaatagagccatcttccttgctgataaatctaagattttctgcttaagttcagcgcccgaagtctgcaagttgccgatgcccttgtgcttctcatcggcaatctgtttcagttgtagcatctcttctttgagttgagcctgagctgctctatcggcaatgcgctgagcggcccgttgatattgcagttggcggctttctaggtgagctgctgggaagagtacttcttcaacatcggcagggacctggccccgAATTGTTTTGaagattgcctttgcggggtccgagtcatctaccagttgggcggtaccttgttgtagcaagttcaggagggtttccaacttggatttagtctctgccgatattgttcccagtgcaagggaagaacttgtctcctctccatcgtcgtcagaaatatcaatggcaaaggaaaataggctgttcggggagtcttgttcctgagagagagagagggagatcagttaggggtaagtatgagtattgtaaatcaactaggctgatcggtttacctgtttcaaggcaatttcttgtgcttgactggaggaagcaacctggagtatgtcgtgtgggggatcggctgagcttgccgatgggatatcctctgtgacttcatcgatggtgggctcttgaggtatgacggccgatgacattggggcagatgtagggatcggcatagacctttgtcgttttggctgtgcttcagtatctgttgaagctttgcgttttgcttgggcatcggcaacgatgggctggggggcatcgacacttgttggttgtgaagcttggacatctggtacgtttgccgatgtacccaattgttgctgcaaaacaagtataagagatgatatttaacaagtaaaa
The nucleotide sequence above comes from Miscanthus floridulus cultivar M001 chromosome 18, ASM1932011v1, whole genome shotgun sequence. Encoded proteins:
- the LOC136519943 gene encoding uncharacterized protein, whose product is MPITNCINLNHQGVRATTGSSSAIPPISSTTSFDEPSEQQLGTSANVPDVQASQPTSVDAPQPIVADAQAKRKASTDTEAQPKRQRSMPIPTSAPMSSAVIPQEPTIDEVTEDIPSASSADPPHDILQVASSSQAQEIALKQEQDSPNSLFSFAIDISDDDGEETSSSLALGTISAETKSKLETLLNLLQQGTAQLVDDSDPAKAIFKTIRGQVPADVEEVLFPAAHLESRQLQYQRAAQRIADRAAQAQLKEEMLQLKQIADEKHKGIGNLQTSGAELKQKILDLSARKMALLAELKEVEAALTHAQQEESQLPDAIKTLQQERDIQARKALAMKKKLKPVEGAADDDIKEMEEADQIRLRAILAIQSLLNV